Proteins encoded together in one Phalacrocorax carbo chromosome 31, bPhaCar2.1, whole genome shotgun sequence window:
- the EIF3K gene encoding eukaryotic translation initiation factor 3 subunit K, with the protein MALFEQMRANVGKLLRGIDRYNPENLATLERYVETQAKENAYDLEANLAVLKLYQFNPAFFQTTVTAQILLKALTNLPHTDFTLCKCMIDQAHQEERPIRQILYLGELLETCHFQSFWQALDENMELLDGITGFEDSVRKFICHVVGITYQHIDRWLLAEMLGDLSEAQLKVWMSKYGWTEPEPGRIFICNQEESIKPKNIVEKIDFDSVSSIMASSL; encoded by the exons ATGGCGCTTTTCGAGCAGATGCGAGCGAACGTGGGCAAACTGCTGCGGGGCATCGACCG gtACAACCCCGAGAACCTGGCGACGCTGGAGCGGTACGTGGAGACGCAGGCCAAGGAAAACGCCTACGACTTGGAGGCCAACCTGGCCGTGCTGAAGCT GTACCAGTTCAACCCTGCCTTCTTCCAGACGACGGTGACGGCGCAGATCCTGCTGAAGGCCCTCACTAACCTCCCCCACACCGACTTCACCCTCTGCAAGTGCATGATTGACCAGGCCCAC CAGGAGGAAAGGCCCATCAGGCAGATCCTCTACCTGGGGGAGCTGCTGGAAACCTGCCACTTCCAGTCCTTCTGG CAAGCGCTGGATGAGAACATGGAGCTGCTGGATGGAATCACCGGCTTTGAGGACTCCGTGAGGAAAT TCATCTGCCACGTGGTGGGGATCACCTACCAGCACATCGACCgctggctgctggctgagaTGCTGGGGGACCTCTCAG aGGCCCAGCTGAAGGTCTGGATGAGCAAATACGGCTGGACGGAGCCAGAGCCCGGACGCATCTTCATCTGCAACCAGGAGGAGAGCATCAAGCCCAAGAACATCGTGGAGAAGATCGACTTTGACA GTGTCTCCAGCATCATGGCATCCTCCCTCTGA